The Candidatus Eremiobacterota bacterium DNA segment GGCGAGGAACTGGCGCGCGATCCCGCGCCGCGCACCGTCGGCGGCCGCGTGCTCGTCCCGGTCGTGCGGATCTACAGCGCGCTCGGGATCAACGTCGCGCGCAGCGGCAAGACCCTCATCGCTTCCGCGCCCGCGAAGCGGATCGCGATCACCGCCGGCTCGAAGCGCGCGATCGTCGACAACCGCCCGATCCTGATGGACTCGCCGGCGACCGAGATCGACGGCGCGACCTACGTTCCGCTGCGCTTCGTCTCCGACTCGCTCGGCGCGCAGGTGAGCTACGATCCGAAGGCGGCGCGCATCGAAGTGATCTCCTCGATCGTCGGGCGCACGGCCGGGCTCGAGCAGCGCACCGCGGGCGGCTCGACGCAGTTCGTCGGATCCGCCAGCGCGGTCGACTTGAACTCGGCGCCCGAGTCGATCACGGTGACGAAGGGCACGGCGGTGCGCACGATCGCGATCACCTCCGACGCGCGCATCGTGGTGCAGGACGTCGTCACCCGCACCACCACGCCGGCCTCGCTCAAGGACGTGCACGTCGGCGACGCGGTCAGCATCATCTTGCGCAAGGACGGCAGCGTCGACCAGGTCGTCGACCGCTACGCCTCGCGCGCCGGAACGATCGCCGCCGTCTCGGCGAGCGCGTTCGTGCTGCAGGACGGCTACGTCGTCACGCCCGACAAGAGCACCGAGATCACGCTGAACGGGGACCCGGCGCAGATCGGCGACCTGAAGGTCGGCGACAGCGTCACCGTGCGGCTGAACCCCGACACGCGCGAGAAGCGGCAGATCCTGGTCGCGCGCGCGATCCCCTCGACGCCGACGCCGGCCGGGGCGGCGCAGATCACCGACTTCACCGTCGCCGCGAAGGGCGCGCTGCGCGCCAACGACTCGTTCACCGTCACCATGCACGGCACGCCGGGCGGCAAAGCGACGTTCGACATCGGGACCTACTTGACGGGGCTCCCGCTGCCGGAGACGCAGCCCGGCACGTACACGACGAAGTACACCGTCCCGGCGGGGATCAACTTCAGCCGCACCGCGGTCTACGGGCATCTGAGCGCCGGCGGCTCCGAGGCGCCGCGCGCCGAAGCGCCGACGCTGATCGCGGTGGCGACGACGCAGCCGCAGATCACCGACATCGCGCCGCCCGGCGGGATGGTCGTCAACAACAACAAGCCGTCGATCTACGCGACGTACCGTTCGCCGACCGACGTCGGCATCGACGTCTCGCGCGTGCGCATCGAAGTGAACGGGCTCGACGTCACCGCCGCGGCGACGCGCACCGACCAGTTCATCACCTACAGCCCGGGTGCGGCGCTCCCCGACGGAACCGTCACCGTGGCGGTGACGATCTACGACAACGCCGGCAACGAGAACTCGCGCAAGTGGCAATTCACCGTCCGCACGCGCTGAGGGCGCTGGCGATGTTCGCCGTCGCGCTCTCCGCCTGCAGTGCGGGCGGCGGCGGCTCGTCCGGCGGCGGCGAGAACGGTCCGACGCTCGTGATGGCGCGCGTGAAGGACGCCGTCGTCCTGGATCCGGCGCACGCGACCGACGGCCTCTCGCTGAACACGACCAACGAGGTGATGCAGAACCTGGTCGCGTTCAAGCCGGGCTCGTTCGACGTCGTCGGCGACGTCGCGCAAAAATGGAGCGCGAGCCCGGACGGCAAGACCTGGACGTTCGAGCTCAAGCCGGGCTTGCAGTTCTCGGACGGCACACCGCTCGACGCGAAGGCGGTGAAGTTCAACTTCGACCGCTGGCGGCTCGCCTCGAACCCGGCGCACGGCAACTTCCCGTACTCCTACTACAACGACGACTTCGGCGGCTTCCCCGGCGTCGTCGCCGACGTGCAGGCGCCGAGCCCGACGCGGCTCGTCGTCAAGCTCGCCAAGCCGTTCGGTCCGTTCCTGCGCGACATCGCCGAGCAGGCGTTCGGGCTCGGCTCGCCGGCGGCGATCCTGCGCGATCCGAAAGCGTTCGAGCTCAAGCCGGTCGGGAGCGGGCCGTACACGCTCGCCGAGTGGGTGCGCGACGATCACATCACGCTGGTCGCGAACGCGAAGTGGCAAGGAAAAAAGCCCGGCTACCCGACCGTGATCATCCGCGACATCCCGGATCAGGCGACCAGCGTGCTCTCGATCGAGAAGGGCGACATCGACATGCTGACCGATCCGCGTCCCGACGATGCGAAGAAGCTCGGCGGCGAGCGGGGGATCTCGGTCGTGCAGCAGATGCCGAACAACGTTAGCTACCTCGCGATGGACGTCGAGAAAAAACCGTTCGGTGACCTGCGCGTGCGGCAAGCGGTCGCGTACGCGATCGACGTCACGACGATGGCGAAGTCGCTGTACTCCAGCGGCGCGGTCGTCGCCGACAACTGGACGCCGCCGTGGATGCTCGGCGCGAACCCGGCGGTGAAAGCCTACCCGCACGATGTCGCGAAAGCGCGCGCGCTGCTGGCGGCGGCGGGCTATCCGCACGGTTTCACGACCACGCTGAGCTACTCGACCGCGCCGCGCCCGTATCTGCCCGAGCCGCAGCGCGTCGCCGAGACGCTTCAGGCGAACCTTGCGCAAGTCGGGATCACCGCGACGCTGCAGCCGTACGAGTGGGGCGTCTTCCTCGACCGCATCAAGCACGGTCTGCACGAGATGTGCCTCATCGGCTGGACCGGCGACAACGGCGACCCGGACAATTTCTTCTACCCGCTGCTCGATCAAAACTCGGCGCACAAGGACGGAACTGCGCAGAACTACTCGTTCTGGCGCGATCCGGCGTTCCACCGGCTGATGCTCGCCGGCCAAGCGGCGGTCGAGGACGCGAAGCGCAAGCCGGTCTACCAGCAGGCGAACGCGATGGTGCACGATCAAGTGCCAGCGGTTCCGCTCGTGCACACGACGGTGCCGATCGTGCTGAAATCTTCCCTGAAGGGTTTCGTTCCGTCCCCGAACACCTCGTACCACTTCAACCTCATCCAAGCGCCGGCGGGGTCGTAAGCACATGGCGACGGATCCGAACTGCATCTTCTGCAAGATCGTGAGCAAGGAGATCCCGGCCGACGAGGTCGCGCGCGACGAGCACCTGGTCGCGTTCCGCGATCTCAACCCGCAAGCGCCCACGCACGTGCTGATCGTCCCGACCGAGCACGCGCAGCACCTGAGCGACTTCACGGAGCGCGCGAACGACGAGCGCGCCGCGCGCCTGCTCAACACCGCCTCGGAGCTCGGCCGCCGCTTCGGACGCGACGGCTACCGCGTCGTCATCAACGAAGGTCCCGACGGCGGCCAAACCGTCCACCACCTGCACCTGCACGTCCTGGCCGGCCGCCACATGACGTGGCCGCCAGGCTGAGAATTCTTTGACCGACCGGCGATCCTGTGATATAGTCCCTGGTCGGGCCTAGAAGGGTCACGATGCGGCTTTGGCCGCGGCGGAGGGAGGTGTTCTAGTAGATGGAGATTCGAGTCGCCCCGGGCGAGACGATCGAGAGCGCGCTGCGCCGCTTCAAGAAGGCGACGCAGAAGGCCGGCGTCCTCGCGGAGGCGCGGAAGCACGAGCACTACGAGAAGCCGAGCGTCCGCCGCAAGAAGAAGAGCGCCGCCGCCCGCAAGCGCCGCACCTGAGCCGCGCGGGCTCGGCCAGCCGGCCAAAGAGGAAGCGCTGAATACGAACTAAACACTGAGCAACCGAACGTCCGTCGGGAAGTCCGGCGGCCCGTTCGGGGCGAGGTGTTTTTTCATGCGTTCTGCGTTCTTTTGGCGCGCCGGAGTCTGCTGTTTCGCGATCTCCGCAATGTGTTGGGCGGGCCTGCCGGCGCTGTCCGACGGAGAATCGTCGCTCCCGGCCGCGGAATCAGGTGCCCCCGCTGTCGAATCCGTCGCCCCCGTCGCAGAGCCGGCGCCCGCGTCCGCGGAGCCGGCGCCCGCATCCGCAGAGCCGGCGCCCGCTGCAGAACAGGCATCCGCCCCCGCCGAGTCGCCGCTCGGAGCGGCCGCAGCCGCGCTTCCTCCTCCCGAGCCGGCTTCGGTCGCGCCGGAGCCCACGGTGGCGCAAGCCGCGCCGCCGACGACGGCGGTCGTCCAAGGCAGCGTCAAGACGACGGCCGGCACGCCGATCGCCGGCGCGACGGTCGCGCTGAGCGGGCCGGCGAGCGCGCGCACGACGACCGACGCCGACGGAAACTTCACCGTCACCGTTGCGCCGGGCGTCTACCGCATCGACGTGACGCGCCCCGGCTACGTGCCGGCGGTGCTCTCTGATTTCGCGGTGGTTGCCGGAAGCACGATTCCCGTCACCGTCGCGCTCAACCAAGCCAATCTGACCTCGCTGCAACAGATCGGCCGCGTCTCGACGGTGAGCCGCGGCAGCCGCAGCGCGATCAACACCGGCACCGCGACGTCGAACTATTTGACCGCTCAGGCGTTCGCGAACCTCGGCAACCCGCAGGTCAACGACGTGCTGCAGCACCTGCCCGACGTCACGATCGAGCGCATGGGGAGCCAGCAGGACACCTCGATCATCGTCGGCGGCGTGCAGCCGTACGAGACGCAAGTCCTCGTCGACGGCCACCCGCTCGCGCTGGGCCAGTACGGCGTCTGGGTGAGCACGTACTATCCCTCGTATCTGAGCGGCGGCGTCGAGACGCAGTCCGGTCCCGGCAACACGACGCCGTTCGCGAACATCGCGGTCGGCGGCACCGTCAACCTGCTCACGCCCTCGTTCACGCGCCAGCGGACGTACGAGCTCGCGACCGGCGTCGACAACTACCAGACGCAGTTCAGCCACCTGCTCACCACCGGCTCGCTCGGCAAGTTCCAGTACGTGATCGGGGCCGGTGTCGACGGCAACAACGGGCCGTACTATCAGACGAAGCAGTGCAACGCGCTCCCGCAAGGGAACGGCACCGCGATCCTGCAGTTCTGCGATGACGCGAGCGGCTCGTTCTTCAGCAAAGGCGAGGTGTTCAAAGGGCGCTGGGAGTTCTCGCCGGCGACCTCGTTCGAAGCCGGCTTCGTCGGCGCGTGGGGCGGCTACAGCCCGCAGGGAACGGCGTGGGGCACCTCGCTCGGGCCGCTCACGATCGTCGGCTGCACGAACCCGAGCGGTCCGAACACCGGCATCTGCACGAATCCCGCCCAGTCCTACCTGATCGGCAGCAAGGTGAACTCGTTGGGCTGGTTCCCGGGCTCGTCCGTCACCAACAACCAGACGCTGTTCGACGCGCAGTTCCGCACCGCGCTCGGCAAAGGCACGCTGCTGGTGCGCCCGTACGTCGGAAGCATCGAGCCCGAGATCATCAACGGCACCGGCGAGGTCAATTATTCGTCGGGCTTCTCGCCGCCGGGCAAGCCGAACGATCCTGATTTCCTTGCCGCCTGCTCTCCGCCGTTCTCGTCGTTGACGAACCCGACCGGAGGCGTCACCATCGTGAACGGTCAGCAGGAGTGCTACCAAACCTCCTTCACCACCTTCGAGAAGGACAAGCTGTACGGCACGACGTTCTCGTACCTCCACCCGTTCGGTGACGACCTCTACAACCTCACCTACGACTTCCACGGCACGAGCACGATCGCGTTCGTCGGCTGCGACTTGCCGGTCTGCACCGCGGTGCCGTTCTCGACGAACCGCTACTCCACGATCTCGCTCACCGGCGACATCCACCGTGTCCGCAACCTCCGGATCGACGTCGGACTGTACGACACGCTCTACACCGTCGTCGGCTGGCGGCCCAGGTCGCTCACCGACGCGACGCTGATCGGCTTCCGCCGTACGATTCCGCGCTTCGATCCGCACGTCGCGCTGACGTTCCGGCCGACGAACGATATATCGTACCGCGCCGCGTTCGGAACGTCGACGACGTTCCCGTTCGTCGGACAGCTGAGCGGCACGGCGACCTTCCAGAAGCCGCCGGACCAGGCGCTTGGGATCTACGCGCTGGGCGGATCGCTGACCGAAAAGAACGCCGATCTCGTCCCCGAGGTGAGCATCGCGTACAGTCTCGGTGCCGACAAGCGCTTCCGCAACGGCAGCGTGCTGAGCCTCGACCTTCAGGACTCCGTCATCCACAACGTGTTCGAAGTGCTGACAACGGCGATACCCGCGAACGGCGGTCTCGAAGGGATCTTCGCGCCGATCAACGTCGCCAAGCTCACCACGCAGATTGCGACGCTGAAATACCGCAACGCGCCGCCGCTCGGTCTCGGCTTCAGCGCCGCAGTCGCCGCCGAACGCTCGATCGTCTCCGGGCTGCCGCCGGGTCTTTACAGCGCGGGCAACAACAGCTTCCCGGTGAACAACGTGCAAATCTGCGGTAACGGCGTCGCCGCGCCCGGAATCGCGACCTGCATTCCGTATCTGAAGGGCTACGGTCAGCTCACGTACTCGCTGAAAGACGGTTCGTTCTTCGGCCTCGGCGTCGACTACGAGGGCAAGAACAACGCGTACTTCCAGCCGCCGTTCACGCAGTTCGACCTCACCGCGCGCCACCCGGTGACGAAGACCGTGGAGCTCCAGCTTGGCGTGCAGAACTTGTTCAACACGAACAACTACGGAACGTATCTCGCGACGCCGGGCGCGGGGACGCCCGTCGTCGCCGGTTCGGTCGACGCCGCCGGCCGGGAAATTCAGACCTCGTTCATCGCCAGCCGCATCTCGGCTCCGCCAC contains these protein-coding regions:
- a CDS encoding ABC transporter substrate-binding protein; amino-acid sequence: MAIHRPHALRALAMFAVALSACSAGGGGSSGGGENGPTLVMARVKDAVVLDPAHATDGLSLNTTNEVMQNLVAFKPGSFDVVGDVAQKWSASPDGKTWTFELKPGLQFSDGTPLDAKAVKFNFDRWRLASNPAHGNFPYSYYNDDFGGFPGVVADVQAPSPTRLVVKLAKPFGPFLRDIAEQAFGLGSPAAILRDPKAFELKPVGSGPYTLAEWVRDDHITLVANAKWQGKKPGYPTVIIRDIPDQATSVLSIEKGDIDMLTDPRPDDAKKLGGERGISVVQQMPNNVSYLAMDVEKKPFGDLRVRQAVAYAIDVTTMAKSLYSSGAVVADNWTPPWMLGANPAVKAYPHDVAKARALLAAAGYPHGFTTTLSYSTAPRPYLPEPQRVAETLQANLAQVGITATLQPYEWGVFLDRIKHGLHEMCLIGWTGDNGDPDNFFYPLLDQNSAHKDGTAQNYSFWRDPAFHRLMLAGQAAVEDAKRKPVYQQANAMVHDQVPAVPLVHTTVPIVLKSSLKGFVPSPNTSYHFNLIQAPAGS
- a CDS encoding TonB-dependent receptor, yielding MAQAAPPTTAVVQGSVKTTAGTPIAGATVALSGPASARTTTDADGNFTVTVAPGVYRIDVTRPGYVPAVLSDFAVVAGSTIPVTVALNQANLTSLQQIGRVSTVSRGSRSAINTGTATSNYLTAQAFANLGNPQVNDVLQHLPDVTIERMGSQQDTSIIVGGVQPYETQVLVDGHPLALGQYGVWVSTYYPSYLSGGVETQSGPGNTTPFANIAVGGTVNLLTPSFTRQRTYELATGVDNYQTQFSHLLTTGSLGKFQYVIGAGVDGNNGPYYQTKQCNALPQGNGTAILQFCDDASGSFFSKGEVFKGRWEFSPATSFEAGFVGAWGGYSPQGTAWGTSLGPLTIVGCTNPSGPNTGICTNPAQSYLIGSKVNSLGWFPGSSVTNNQTLFDAQFRTALGKGTLLVRPYVGSIEPEIINGTGEVNYSSGFSPPGKPNDPDFLAACSPPFSSLTNPTGGVTIVNGQQECYQTSFTTFEKDKLYGTTFSYLHPFGDDLYNLTYDFHGTSTIAFVGCDLPVCTAVPFSTNRYSTISLTGDIHRVRNLRIDVGLYDTLYTVVGWRPRSLTDATLIGFRRTIPRFDPHVALTFRPTNDISYRAAFGTSTTFPFVGQLSGTATFQKPPDQALGIYALGGSLTEKNADLVPEVSIAYSLGADKRFRNGSVLSLDLQDSVIHNVFEVLTTAIPANGGLEGIFAPINVAKLTTQIATLKYRNAPPLGLGFSAAVAAERSIVSGLPPGLYSAGNNSFPVNNVQICGNGVAAPGIATCIPYLKGYGQLTYSLKDGSFFGLGVDYEGKNNAYFQPPFTQFDLTARHPVTKTVELQLGVQNLFNTNNYGTYLATPGAGTPVVAGSVDAAGREIQTSFIASRISAPPRIIRLQLRFHSGR
- a CDS encoding 30S ribosomal protein S21, with protein sequence MEIRVAPGETIESALRRFKKATQKAGVLAEARKHEHYEKPSVRRKKKSAAARKRRT
- a CDS encoding histidine triad nucleotide-binding protein, with the translated sequence MATDPNCIFCKIVSKEIPADEVARDEHLVAFRDLNPQAPTHVLIVPTEHAQHLSDFTERANDERAARLLNTASELGRRFGRDGYRVVINEGPDGGQTVHHLHLHVLAGRHMTWPPG